Part of the Ornithodoros turicata isolate Travis chromosome 6, ASM3712646v1, whole genome shotgun sequence genome, GCCAAATTAAGGCCCTGTGAAATATTCCTTGAATCTCCCGCCATGCAGATTATTAGAACCATAAAAGTAACCTTGTATAGTGTCTAAGCCTAATGATTGCATTCTTTAGAGCATAATTTTCGGTACGTCTTCAGAAGTCTCGATTTCCATTATGATCCGCAGGAAGATTGCCATGTTGCCTTTTTACACTGCTGTGTGGTCATTTATGAAGAAACTTGATGCTTTCAGCTATCTGAGTGTTGTCAGGGGCAGGTAGAGGCTGAGGAAATGCATTCCATAATATACGTATGGATGTTGTCCGGTTAAATGTGTTGCTCAGATTTCGAGGACATATCCAGGAGGTATTTTAAAATCTAATTTGTTTAAAATCTGGTGTcatcagtttttttcttttttctttctgtccagcAAGCAGCCTGCTGTTGAAGCACATAACTGGTCAAGCATGCATGCCTCGCTGCAATAAGCACTGTATGTTGCAACATCAGTTGTGCCTGGCACagtttattgttgcactcaaaTAATATTTACACCGGATATGCGTACAATTTGATACTAAATGCGGGAGGGAACGATCTGgagaaattgggtttaacccgaggAAGTCTGACCCTAAATGTGATGATATATGATGGTGTGTCAATCGCATTATGTAATCCGCGTCAGTGATGCCTCAAAGTTTCAATAAGTACTAAAGAGGAACTTGTTCAGAGTCTTGTAAATGGCCTGACACATTTCGTCCAAACATATTTGGCGTAAACAAGCTGAAGATAAAAGTTTTCTTCGGGATACAGCTCCGAGAACGTCTTGAAATGAATTTTACGTTCTGAGTATTGGTTGCTCATTCTAGAATTCATTCATGCAGCATAGAGAAGCATACACATTGTGACTGTTGCAGTGAAAGGCAAAGACAGCAGTCCTATTTTCAATGCgctcagtgatttatccaggcccccccccccccccccacaaatgttcagtgacatcCCCCAAGCTTTtccacctgtgtaccccctacagggggttgCCCTTGCGATtccagctttagacacatgccGGTAATGATAtattaagctgtaatgacgtaactataataatgacccccccccctcccccaatttttttccaacacctctccgtgcttgggattctagATAAACCACTGAACGCACTGTGTCTCTGACGTGAAGTTGCTGATGTTCTTAACCTCAACAAAGGTACCACAGTAGACCAGGTACCACAATCTTGCAAACAGAATTTTAAGCAGAGTCCTAGTTTAAAGACCGTAAGACAAAAATGGGGAAAGCCTAGCAGTCGCGAGTGGATAAGATCattatttattttactaaacAAAACGAGCTTTCGGATGGAGTCCGTCCATCAGGTGCGATATGAAGCatggactccgtccgaaagcttgttttttttagtaaaataaattatttgaatgtttcaatctctttagaTACTCAACAATTACCAAAAGGTGCAAAGACTGCTGGTATAGTAGGAGCATTAGTCTCATCCCATTTCAATGgtacactgcatgacactgaaATCCTTGATACAAGAACTTACAACAACTGCACATGGACGTCTGTATACAAAATGAGTGtagaagctttttttttaaatagattTTTGTTCGTAGCATGAGAGAAGAACCTCACGCAGCCCACTagaaaaatgccatgaaagagtTCAACCCATTCAAATCCGCCGCCGTCGGAACCACAGAATTCTGGTTCGAAACAACAGCGGCCGAGAGAGACTGCTGCATACCGTCCTCCACTCCCAGGTCGGCCGGCGACGAGATCATGTGACTGCCCACCAAGTGTTCCGCCTCCACGTACACAATGTTTCCGTCGTCCTGCAGGTCCACGGGCTGCTGGAGGTGCGAGAGGCTCATCCCGGTGGCCTCCGCCGGAACCACCAAGTAGCGCTGCTGGTTCCCTGGAGCCTGCAGGGCGGAAGAGTCTACGACTTCTTCGTAGGGCCTCTGCAAACTGACCGGTGTGGAACGAGGCGCCCGGCGGGGCCGGTACGGACCTTTGGCCGTCGCGTTCTCGCCGTGGTGCTTCTGCTGGTGCTCCTTGAGCTTGTCTCTGCGGGTACTGCTGTAGTCGCACTCTGGACACTTAAACGGTTTATCGTCGAGATGAATCCGTTCGTGCCTCACCAAGTGACTCCGCTCGATGAACGCCCGTCCGCACACGGCACAGACGTGGGACCTCACCGCGGTGTGAGTCCGAGTGTGCGCCTCGAGCTGGCTCTTCTTCGGAGACACATACGTGCAGCCCGCGAACTGGCACCGGTACACGTTTCCCGTGTGCAGACGCCTGTGCGAAATGAGGTGCGACTGGTACTTGGCCGTAAAACCGCACACGTCACACAGGTAGGGACGGTCCTCTCGGTGGCTCTGGAGATGTTGTTCCAGCGTGCACTTGAGCGCGAAGGCCCGACCGCAGTGCTCGCACCGGAAGGGTCGCTCGCCCGTGTGGCTGCGCATGTGCGCCACCAGGTTCGTCCTCTGTCGACAGCGGTAGTCGCACGTGCCGCAACTGTACGGCTTCTCGTCCGTATGCTTCATCCGATGGAGGAGGACCAGTTGGATGCGGTCGCACTTGTAAGAGCACACGTCGCACCGGTACGGCGGAACCCCGCCGCTGCCCCCCAGGTGGTTCTTCATGTGGGTGTAGTACTCTCGGTTCCACTTGCACGTGAAGCCGCAGAGACCGCACTTGTAGGTGATGTCCTTCGCGTGAGCTCGAGCGACGTGCTGTTCCAGGCGCGTGGCGCCGTAGCCCACGTAGCTGCAGTGCGGGCACTTGACGCCTTCTTTCCACTGGGAGGCGGTGATGCGGTCGGCGGAGGAGCCCTCGGAGGAGAGCTCGACGGTGATGTTGCTGTCGCCGTAGGCGGCGAGGTCGTCCGCGGCTTCGTACGGATCTTTGCTGAGAAGGGCGTGGAGCTTACCGTTAGTTTCACCTCCATCGTCGTGTGTTAGCTCCAGGTCAGAGCAAGAACCTGGAATAACAAAAATGGAAGGTACAAAATATTTTGATGGTGTTACGAAGAGTAGCGGAGCATTGTGGGACAGAGCAAAGCGTTGGAACAATTGAacatctgtatgcaataaggggataagtcgacttatcctctttttactatttttgttgcaatgacgtctacataccagtatgcacctgccaatgaaaacttaggaccttattgcaatttgttggcccgctacagcatggtaaaaaaaCTGGAAATGCGtgcgtgtcaatgggacggacaatcatatcaggccccttttctctttcggggatttttcgacttatccccttattgcatacagaggtgcTTGAAGTAAAAAAGTTCCATAAAAGACACAGTCTGAACACACCTCACAAACAAAAATTGTAAAAACAAATGACAAAACTGTGATTCATATATGATTGTCCCACACTATCTACCCATTTGGAGCTGCAATACATTTCAAATAATTCATTCGTGACAACTGGTAGTCGATACAACATTAATCGCACAAAAGGCCAATAAACAATTATATAGAATGCATAATGAAAGCACTTGCAGGAGCAAGACAAACTAATAGTTTGCAGAAAGGTAAACTAAGATTGCTTTGAGACAGTGGCATAGCCAGAGCCGGGGGGTTCCAGATCCCTCCCGAAACCGTACCGTTGAtggtgcatttgggagaggaaaacgagggtgaaatcctcctcccccatcaaacccctcccgaaatatttttctggctacgctactggtTTGAGACAATTTCTTGTGTTGAGCTTGAGAGATTATCATGTTTGAAAGTGGAGTTCCTCTAGCTAGGTTTTATGCAAGTAAGGCATAAGCTTCAGGGACACTCAACCTCACTATTGCGTACGTGTGGTAAGGATTACGTCGAGGTACAACATTCACGGGTACAGGGTGTTACAAGTGCCTCATTGTGTGGTTACATCCTACTCACTTTCATCCCCAATTCCTCCCTGAAGCGAGTCGTCCCCGTAGTCCGTGGACAAGGTCTCCGAGTCGACCTCCTCCATGTGTCGCCCGTGGTTGCCGCTTCTGGCATCCGTCTCTTGGCTCTCTGCCTTAGCCGACATGGCGGCTTCCTGGATGCCCCTGATAGCTGCAGATATGGCATGATCCATAAAGGTTTCACTGTCAATGTCACTAAAAGTAAACTCGCGCTTTAGCTGCTCGTACAAGGACTTAGTAGAAGAGTTCATCGGGACAGAGTTCTCCTCCATGGTGTCGAGAAAGAAATAGAGACACCGGCGATTCTCCGTAAACAACGGCTCTTCCTGCATGTGCTCGTGAAGCAGGTCTGTCTGCACGTCCCCCCAGACGACAAAGGTCAGCAGGTAACGGAACTCGCCCTCACGCTCTTCCGCGTCGTGCGACACCCAACGCGTCACCAACCTCAGCGTTGGGAACCCTTTCGGAAGCCCCAGCTTGTCGTCTGCAAGGAAGCAGGCTATCTTGTTCAACGGAtaaagtagcagacgactgtcCTCTAACACTTCGTCAGCGTGCTCACGGATAAATGTTGCCACACAATTTGAAAGTTGAGGCGTGTTGTACTTGTCAGCCACTTCTCTTATCATTAAACAGTTTGAAAGGTTAAGATGTCGGTTCAAATACTCGGCACAGTAGTTCTTCAGCTTGAAGATTAAGAAATGGTTTGCCAGTTGAAGCAGCTCCGCTATAATGCCGCGGTGTATTGAGACGTTGCCCGTGTAGATGTACTGCAGAAGGGCTTGAAATGCTGCGTGATTCTGGCAGGTGACGGTGAGGTGTTCTTGCACGACCCTCTGCATCTTGAGGATGGAGTCGAAATAAGGACTGCAGGCTGCCAAAACGTTGCGATGGGCCGGGAACTTACGGCCGTGAACGTGGATCACAATATCACAGAACCTACCACTTTCCTGTTGCATTTTTAGGGTCTCCACTATACTGTTGTTGTGAACATCTTCAGAGAAATACATCGCCGTTTTAGGGAGATGTGTAACTAGAGCCATACTGCAAAAACGATAAGTAACGCCAACAAACCAAGCACACGAAAATGAGCTAAGGAATCGAGTAACGGGGGTGGAATTGAGCCATAATACAGACCAAATGATCTAACAACCGCATTTTGTAGCGCTTTTGAGAGGGGGTGTCACCGCCGCCACGAGAAAGAGAACGCAAAAGGTCACGAAAGAAACGGAGAGTAAGTGCAATAAAACTTGTAAACTTCAAAACAAAGCTTACCGGCAAATAAAACAGAAAAGGGGACTGAAAATTTACACTTTGTAAAGATAAATTCATTAGACCAGCTTTAGGCCTATTTGACTGCAATATTTACTTTAGTTTTTCCAAGCCTGCGACACCTGGCGGTAATCTGATATCTTGCCCCGTAAAAATATTTTCAAGCTCGCAAGTCGACGCAGTTCTGCGGATTTTACCGAGGGCACACACCCTCTTCACACCACAGAGTTCGAATTCAGGGCGGTGCCACTGCTGAATGGCATTCGTCGTGTTCGCTGTGCTATGAAGATGCGGTTGTCATAGCAACGGTTATCAAAAGTTTTCCTGAAAACTCGTTTGCAAATTTTCTAGCAGAAGCTGCTCCACAATAGTCACAATCGCACAGGACGCTTTCTTGTCTTTCTGTTTCATCGGCTATTACATTTTTGCTACTCGGAAGCTGTGCTTATATTGTAAAGCTTGCTTGACTCACCTGTTTAATTATGCACACAATGCCATCATGCCCGGCGTTAGCACATCGCCGTTTAGAAAAAGGATCGCTTAAGTTATTCGCGTAGAAGTTGGTGAATATACCTCGAATGGATAAGTGAAATATGATACTTTACCTTGCCATGGAAAGGTTTGCTGACACACCAGATGCACCGACACCGAAATCCAGTCAACTCGAACAAAGAACTTTGCATTCTCCCATGATCAACACACCTTGTCAGTACTCGTTCAGCGACTGGGCCACAAATATATGCTCGATACGCGCCATATTCTAATTGACTCATCCGTTCATCCTACCTTGCCTCACACAATATAAACAGACGACGAAATGACGCTGAAGCCACAAACAATGAGCGACATACACTAACCTTCCGATTGATAGTTGTCATCTGAAGTCCACATCGAACTCCCGGCACATGAGGATGTGGTGATTGGCACCTTATTTACCAACCAGACGGTAAGAAAAGATACTGTCAGGTTAATGAACGTAATTAACCTCGCAGATTAAAAGTCCCGCTGCCAAACACGTGAGGGCGGAGAAGTCGTCCCGCATTGGCCGGCGGCTTCGACTGTTCAGTCCCCAACTTCGGGAGCAATACACAACATGGCGGAGGTCTCTGAGACTCATTTCGAAGCGGAGCTTCGGGATTCCGCCGGTTTATTGTCCAAACAGGCCAGTTCACCGTACGTCAGGGACAGAAAAGCTTTGGATGGATCAAGCAAGCCCAGGGTGAGTTATTACAACAGCGTTACAACGTCGGCAATGCGACCGCGAGCTCCGTGATATGGTGCGCCGTGCATGGTTTCTGGATGTTCGCCGTGCGAGCGACGTGGTCGCACAGTGACTTTCCAATCGTGCTCATTTGAGGCACATATCCAGTTGGTTTGTTGTTATATCCCAGAAGGTGTTTGACGGAAAGTGCCATTCGGGGTGTTTCTCCTCGTGGTCAGTGTAGCAGTTATTTATCGGGAACGCGGAGTTTTTCCCGGAGAGCATCGTCATTCAACCCTTCACTTTGAATTGGCGCCAGTGACAGCCGTGAGCGTGAATGGTATGAAACGTGACATACATCACCCATGGTACGTCTTCTAGTGCTACAAGGATGCGTTTTAATATAAAGGTAATAAATGCAAAGCGACAAatctggcgaaaaccgtgcacTTCGCCATTCTTTCACGTGTTGAGCAATTATTGATGTTTCACGAATTAAGTTAACGAGAAAGCGGTGCAATAGATGTATCGCAGGCGGAGTCCTGATATCATTTTACCTTCAGTGTATTTAATTAGCACCATGGTCTTCGGACtcctttccttgtttttctctctctgatGAAGAT contains:
- the LOC135398900 gene encoding zinc finger protein 415-like isoform X2; protein product: MWTSDDNYQSEAIRGIQEAAMSAKAESQETDARSGNHGRHMEEVDSETLSTDYGDDSLQGGIGDESSCSDLELTHDDGGETNGKLHALLSKDPYEAADDLAAYGDSNITVELSSEGSSADRITASQWKEGVKCPHCSYVGYGATRLEQHVARAHAKDITYKCGLCGFTCKWNREYYTHMKNHLGGSGGVPPYRCDVCSYKCDRIQLVLLHRMKHTDEKPYSCGTCDYRCRQRTNLVAHMRSHTGERPFRCEHCGRAFALKCTLEQHLQSHREDRPYLCDVCGFTAKYQSHLISHRRLHTGNVYRCQFAGCTYVSPKKSQLEAHTRTHTAVRSHVCAVCGRAFIERSHLVRHERIHLDDKPFKCPECDYSSTRRDKLKEHQQKHHGENATAKGPYRPRRAPRSTPVSLQRPYEEVVDSSALQAPGNQQRYLVVPAEATGMSLSHLQQPVDLQDDGNIVYVEAEHLVGSHMISSPADLGVEDGMQQSLSAAVVSNQNSVVPTAADLNGLNSFMAFF
- the LOC135398900 gene encoding zinc finger and BTB domain-containing protein 24-like isoform X1, with translation MALVTHLPKTAMYFSEDVHNNSIVETLKMQQESGRFCDIVIHVHGRKFPAHRNVLAACSPYFDSILKMQRVVQEHLTVTCQNHAAFQALLQYIYTGNVSIHRGIIAELLQLANHFLIFKLKNYCAEYLNRHLNLSNCLMIREVADKYNTPQLSNCVATFIREHADEVLEDSRLLLYPLNKIACFLADDKLGLPKGFPTLRLVTRWVSHDAEEREGEFRYLLTFVVWGDVQTDLLHEHMQEEPLFTENRRCLYFFLDTMEENSVPMNSSTKSLYEQLKREFTFSDIDSETFMDHAISAAIRGIQEAAMSAKAESQETDARSGNHGRHMEEVDSETLSTDYGDDSLQGGIGDESSCSDLELTHDDGGETNGKLHALLSKDPYEAADDLAAYGDSNITVELSSEGSSADRITASQWKEGVKCPHCSYVGYGATRLEQHVARAHAKDITYKCGLCGFTCKWNREYYTHMKNHLGGSGGVPPYRCDVCSYKCDRIQLVLLHRMKHTDEKPYSCGTCDYRCRQRTNLVAHMRSHTGERPFRCEHCGRAFALKCTLEQHLQSHREDRPYLCDVCGFTAKYQSHLISHRRLHTGNVYRCQFAGCTYVSPKKSQLEAHTRTHTAVRSHVCAVCGRAFIERSHLVRHERIHLDDKPFKCPECDYSSTRRDKLKEHQQKHHGENATAKGPYRPRRAPRSTPVSLQRPYEEVVDSSALQAPGNQQRYLVVPAEATGMSLSHLQQPVDLQDDGNIVYVEAEHLVGSHMISSPADLGVEDGMQQSLSAAVVSNQNSVVPTAADLNGLNSFMAFF